Proteins from a genomic interval of Drosophila melanogaster chromosome 2R:
- the CG13438 gene encoding uncharacterized protein: MKSFGNLTFGLLVILIASFTVGLEARRLALRPLTGRELRRALRESGFDEDSAAGRSVASALSGLSGFALGITKGIGGSLLFDVVTSNVTIDYITSLLNSTASSSTSSSSGTAQEICFNSRSADGEVINGRSNGFNDMDDGADLDGEWRQTTSGTGTGSVTGTGTETGTTTSSSSNGLTCIVLSKEGSRRRRQLRIQPGTLRSVYPKSHRQTLKKYRRHRV; the protein is encoded by the exons ATGAAGTCGTTCGGGAACTTGACCTTTGGCCTACTCGTCATCCTTATAGCAAGCTTTACTGTCGGCCTAGAGG CTCGTCGCCTGGCTTTGCGTCCATTGACAGGAAGGGAACTGAGAAGAGCTCTTAGGGAATCCGGATTCGATGAGGATTCTGCAGCTGGAAGATCAGTGGCGTCGGCGCTGTCCGGACTCAGTGGATTCGCCCTGGGCATCACAAAGGGCATTGGTGGCTCACTGCTGTTCGATGTGGTCACCTCGAATGTGACCATTGATTACATTACCAGTCTGCTGAACTCCACTGCCTCATCGTCGACTTCAAGCAGCAGTGGAACTGCACAGGAGATCTGTTTCAACAGTCGCAGTGCCGACGGTGAGGTGATTAACGGCAGGAGTAATGGCTTCAATGACATGGATGATGGAGCAGATCTCGACGGCGAGTGGAGACAGACTACCAGTGGCACGGGCACGGGCTCTGTtactggcactggcactgaGACAGGAACTACCACCTCCTCGTCTTCCAACGGCCTCACCTGCATTGTCCTGAGCAAGGAGGGTTCCCGTCGCAGGCGCCAGTTGCGAATCCAACCAGGAACGTTGAGATCTGTTTATCCTAAAAGCCATCGGCAGACCCTGAAAAAGTACCGCCGGCATAGGGTTTAG